ttggaggaggaaaacaagaaaacaaatattctgaatctcagaagccagaacagcaagagggatcgctgcgcagtgaaagcagcaatccctcttgctgttctggcttctgggatagctgcgcagcctgcattcgctccataagacgaacacacatttccctttccccttactttttaggagggaaaaagtgagtcttatagagcaaaaaatacggtaggtaagGTTCGCCTCTAGATGTGATCTGAAagtcttccccatccctgtctatAAGTGATTGAAATGCTGTAGTTCTGCTGTTGGAGCAGAACTAGAGGAGGACAGTAAATACTAAAGAGGTCAGTGCTAATGAAGAATCACATCCTTACTTAAGCTGGCTCCTCCAGGTGGTTAACAACTATTTTGGAATTCATTGTAGATCTGGGAATGTGAAAATGTTCCCATAGTTTTAAATTTGAATGTTTGGGGAGTTTTCTCTGTGGTCTTGCTGCAGAAGGGGATCAGGGCCATCAACCAGTGatcattttactttattttatatgCTTTATGCTTGGTTCAAATGTTATTATgctttaattggatttttatgCTTTTACTggatttttattatgtttaaaaCCCTGCCCAACTTTTCAGGCTGAGTGGACTATAAAAATAAGCAAATTgaccacagaagagaagccaGTATCAGCCTCCTGCTATTGTCCTGAGGGACAGCTGTCTGAGAGACTGCCTCAGAGACTTTGGTTCTCCCCCCAAGCAATCTAGAGGCCATCACCCTTATTGCAAGTGTTTATGAGGAGGCTGTGATGGTGGCTGTGTATTTCAGCGAAATACACTCCATGTACATAGAAAACTGCCATCTACTGAGTCTGACTATTGGTGCATCTTGCTCAGTTTTCATCTATGCTgatgatctccagggtttcaaggcaagggagtctttcccaagagatgctggggaatgaacTGGGAACCTTCCACATGCAACGAAAGCAGATATACTACCCCAAGCAACATCTCTTCCCAAATGTTCAGAAGGACCCTGTTCTGCATCATGCCTTCACCTACTCAAGGGCTAGGATCTTGCATTTaaaagggggaagagaggggaggcgcaaaaTGCCCATTCATAACGGTTACTTGCCATGCTCTGCCAACTCTTCATTTTTTTGCACAATATTCACAATTGCAGCTTCTACTTGCTTGTAGATAGGGGGCAGCACTTGGATGACATTCGGGAAGACAGCTTCATTCTTGACGTGCTTCAGAATTGTGCCTTCGAGTGTTTTGATGTCCTCGTAATCCATGCAATTGACGGGAACAAGGTCCAAAACCTGGGGCAAAAAAATATACAGatgccacaaacaaacaaacaaaccaaaactccAAACAGTTTACAAGCAAGCAATAGATGCAAACGACCGAAGACTCAGATTGGCATCTTGTTATTCTGGTGGGCAGTCCATGGTTTATGCATGCTGGTGGCCAGGGGGTTTGCTCGTGTCATAGAACTTGAGATTCCTACAATCAAACTAAATCTCTAGATGGACATGAGATTCAGAACAGATGAAAGGAAGTATCTTATTCATAAGTGAAAGAAGTCATCTGTCAGTGGTGGTTGGCTGCATCCTCCCAGATCTGAAGATTTATGCCTCAAAGAATCAACTGCTGGGGAACAATAACTTCAGGTTCCACTTGTGGGTGCCCACAGGCACAAGGCTAGCCACTATTGGAAGCAGGTCGCTGGGCACGGCCAGAGGAAAAACGGGGTGGATCAACTCatataaattttacctttgtacagcggGATATCTTGTAATTCACTCACACACTGCTCTCGGTCCTGCATTCAGGCAAGTGAGAGACATTATCAAAGTCCAGCTGGGCCGAAGCACTCGTGGAAGGTGTAAAAGTAAGGCCAGTGAGAGGTGTGGGctggcaaaaggggtgtgtgcttAGGGCGGGTCTCAATGGCCTGCAGCATTAGTCTCAAGGGCCACTGAGGGTGACCTTGTGGGACATATTTGGCCCCCATATAGGAGGTGCCCACCCCTGGAATGAATGGACTTTTGGTCTGCTCTAGGCaacttcttttgttcttaaggtTCAATGTCCCAGCCTCCAAAATGTCTATATACCCCCCACCAACAAATATGCTGCTTGTTCACATCCTACTTTTGACTAAGGAGTTGACAAATTGGGGGCCAGATGGCACCACGCACAAGAGAGCCATGTTACTGCCTGTGCTTTCTGACtggtgtatggaaaagcacatgaatctgacctttgaatagtttgtaagtaaactatttttaacttCCCAAACATGTTTTCCCCCCTATGATGGGGAAatgggaagttttggaactcacaaggacatattttaaaggtccaacAGTCTATTTTTACACATTTCACttttctgcatattttgtgattttaaatctctgctcacCCAAGGGTACTTGTCCCAAACCtgaatcttggcatccagggaattctctttTTATCTACTTAATTTTTCTTTCCCAACCAACACTCTTGGGAGTTTACATCACATCATATTCTGTAATGCAGGGACTGGAAACttgtggcctcccagatgttgttggactcctaacTCAGGTCAAGCCACAGGCATTGTAACTGATGGTCAGGGAGTTCTGTCCAACATCTGacgggccacaggtttctcacccCTGATGTAGGGCATCCTAAATATTCAAAATACACCACATTTTCCTCACCGTAAGGGTGCATTGCTCCATTTCCTTCAGCCTATTCCACTGGTCCACAAAGAACTCTGATTCCTCATTGTCCTCCAGGTTGGCAATGAGATGGGCTAAGGTGCTCTTTCTCTCATCCAGCATGTCCTGGATCTTGCTCATTAtatcctctttcttttctttaaccTCCTGCTCACAACAAACATCTATGTGAGTTCCAACGGGAAGGACCACAGAGTTGGGCACTCGCATAAAGAGGTTGTTAATCCAAAATCCAACAAGCTCCTTGAAGGAGTCATCGCTCCGCTGATACCTGAAAAAGGGAAGCTCCAGATCACTCACAGACTCAGCCCGCTGCCCTGACATTCTTTGGGTAAACAAATTTGTTTCTCTAATATTGGTAGCTCACAAAGAGAGTGAGGTCACATTCACGATATGCACTTAAAGCACACGATTTCCCCCAAAGAGTCccgggaactgtggtttgttaggcgtgctgggaattgtagttctctgtGGGTAAAGTACAGCTCCCAGTATTCTTTCAGGGAATGataaatgctttaaatacatgTTGTGGATGCGACCGGAGCTTAATACAGATATCAAGAAGTGGCCTCTGCTATGAGAAAAATATATTCTTCCCAGCTTGCAATTGTGGCACTTGTGAAAATATCCATAAGAAGAGAGTAATAATGATTTTCCATAAAAGTAATATTAATTGATTGGTAGTGGCCAAGCAAAAAAGATTTCACTCAGTGAATAATGGAAAGCATgctttgttgttgtcttttttaGTTTAGATGGGGTGCAATGATGAGTAGTGCACCTCAATGTCTAACTAAGGCCTCTGCAATAGGCTTTAGCATGCAGTGCAAGCCTATGCAAGTTTGCTTGAAAGTGTTCAGTGGAGCTTCCAAGTGTGCATAAGATTTAAGACTTCATTAGCTCACTGCTCTCTGATGGGCATACAGTACTAGCAGGGATAAAACTCCTGCAATTATAGAGTTTCTGGCTGACAAAAAAAGCTAACTTCATACCCAGGAGTACAAATTTAGCCAAAGACAACACATTTAAATCCCATTCACTTATAAACAGGAATGTGAAGCACACACGTAAATCGACCCCGCTGGTGCCAACAGGACTTAAAAGCCACGCTCCCCTTTGCCCTCCATTCGCAAGGTAAGGAAGATGACACTTACTGCTGAAAGTTAATGACCAAGATGACCAGAGCCTGTGGGGTGATGAACATGTGGTGAGTCATATAGTATTCCAATTGGCCAGCAAAGTCCCAGAAGAGAAAAGTGAAGCCTTGGATCTGGAACTCACTGATCTCAATCCCAACGGTCCGCTCTTCCTCCGACATTTGAACTATTTGCCTTTGCTTCAGGCTTTTGCAAATGGTGGACTTCCCTGCTAAGGACATCCCCAGGAACATGGTCTTGACTCGCCTGTCCTCTTCCGCTCGGCTGTTTTGCAGCTGGTCGAAGTAGCTGATGATCTGCCTGAGGCCTCCTGCACAGACCTCATAGGGAGGCTCCCGGAGAGGATTCCCGCTGACCTTgaacatcttcagaggcagctccttGAACATCTTCACGGGAAGCTGGCGCAGCTTGTTGTTATACAGGTAGAGCTCTTGCAAACATTTCAGCTCCAAGACCGCCAAAGGGATAGCTAGGAACAAGTTGTTGGACAGGTTGAGGTACTGGAGGCTGCTGCAACAGACTGCCAGGTCCTTGGGAAGCCTATCTAAGCGGTTGTTGTTCAGTCGAAGATGTCTCAACTTTGGAAGGCAGGAAAAGACTCCCTCTGGGATAACACGGATTTGGTTCTGGTTGAGTTCCAGCTTCTCCAGATGGACCAAGCTCCTAATTTCCTCTGGAAAGTCTATGATATCATTTTTAGACAAAACCAGCTTTCTCAGGTTGCAAAGTTTTGCAATCCCAGGGAGCTGTTTCAGCTTGTTCCGGTCTAAATTCAAGCTTTCTATGCCATTATTTTGCAGGACCTCAGGTGGAACCACTCGGAGCCTAAGTCTGGAAAGTGTCACTTCATTGCGGTAGTCTTCTTGCCCTTGATCTGATGAACAGAGGGCACAAGATACTGGATTTATCAAGAAAAAGGACCATTGCTTCCAAGTGAGTAGCTTGCCAGACACTgctgaaattaccgtattttttgctctataagactcactttttccgtcctaaaaagggggaatgtgtgtgcatcttatgcagcgaatgcaggctgtgcagctatcccagaagccagaacagcaagagggattgctgctttcactgcgcagcgatccctcttgctgttctggcttctgagattcagaatatattttttcttgttttcctcctccaaaaactaggtgcgtcttgtggtctggtgcgtcttatagagcaaaaaatacggtatttcatgccacacacacacatgttaacGCTCCAGCTCTTAACCGTGTAATGCTAAACCCTTTTACTAGGGACAAAACCTAATTGTTTAGAGAGGGAATTATTTCTGACAAACATACAGAGAATTTTACCGTACATCACTTCATCTGGAATTAACCCTTTTCTACTGTTTAGCTGCCTGGTTCTGAGTATAGGAGAGTAGTTAAATTATAACCAGGTTGCTGTAACTGTATGTGCACGTAAATGCAAGAGAAATTGGAGACAGGATGGGGTAGGGCTTGTGGTATGCTTAAGGTCCGACATAGCCCACTCTTTTATTTtaggtttgtatgtatgtatttattttatttataccctgcctttcctctaaggagctcaaggtggcagacatggttttcttcctcccgactgtatcctcacaacaaccctgtgaggtaggttaagacaAAGAAGCTGACTGGTCCAAGACCACccagtgcatttttgtattttcagTCAGAAGTCATTCTCACAGAGCTCAGCAAATGAGGCAGGATTTAAAATATAATATCATTTCAATACAGTTCCTCTAACCAGGCCTACTTCTGAACACATTATTTGAAAAAAAGATCCACTGCATTGAACACAAAGGGCATAATAAAAGGGACTCATAAGAGACAGGAACAGCCTGTGCTGTTGGGGGCTTCCTCTGGCCTTTTCACTGCTGCAGCTCCCGTAGCTGAGGAGTTAAGCAGCCGTACTTGAAAAGGTCAGCTTTAAAACATCTCGCCTCTTCTGTCTGTCAATGTTGCAATGAGAAGGACTGAGAAAGTTCTGATTCTATGCACAGCCTGTGCCAAAACCTGAACATATGTCTCTTGGCACAGGATTACTATTTTAAAGATggcaagttctctctctctcatcctaacAAATGGCAGGTAGGCCCAGCATCAGCACCCAGCACCTGACCAAGCCCTCCTCCAGCACTGCCCCTTCCATTGTTTTTCTACTCCACTCCAAGCAGCAGCAATCAGTAGGAATCAAAGGCAGGTACTCACTAGATCCATGCTGGGCCATGTTGTTGTCCTGCCgctccctgcttcacaagccaCGGCTATATCCTTCTGACGTAACCATCTGCTTTCATTTCCTCAATTCTCTCTTTCAAAAGCCTTtacctccttcttcttcccacaaTTAATTGTGCAAGATGTGAAACTTTGTGTGGGGCAAAATTGAAGGCGCAGCACAGTTAAAATCACCACAGCCGTTTCCCCAGTATATGATTGCCAGCCAGTGAAatggagggatatatatatatatatatatatatatatatatatatattccttcacACTTGCTGGTGTGACCATGGCCCTTTcttgcagggctggcccaagacatgttgctgcctgaggcaaaggacaaaatggcacaccccTCATTTAAGGTTCTGAAGCCAAGTGGGGAGGTGGTCAAATAGCCTCCTCTGTTgctcctgagggcagcaggctagcacaGGGCAGGCCATGTGGGGCGTAGCAGAGGGGAATAGTTGGGAGGGGGCTCAAGAGGAACAGTTGGGGGCCTGCAACCTTTGGCCCCCACCCCAGCATCTGCCAGCTGAGGCAGTTGCTTCCCTCTGCGTAAGGCCAGCCCTGCTTTCTTAGGATTGTGATGTTGCTCTCTAGACCAGTCAAACTCCACTTTCAGTTCATAACATCCTCTTATCTGGGGTGAAAGTAGACAAAGACCCATACATGTAGCTATCTTTGTGGCcttcaaaagggagggggagtaTCTTGTCCCCAGCGAAAGCTAGATGGCAGGCCTAACAGACAAAACCTTGTGTTATCTTCTTGCTGATAAAGACAGACACGCAATTCATAAAGTAGTCCTTTTTGCAAAAGGTTAGAAACAAAACTGTAGCTGGGTATGATGGTGGCCATCTTATCTAATGGCTTATAGGCAGAGCCCATCATCGGTCAGTTTTTATTCAAAGttgcttttgtgttttaatttgtacaTTGGATATTCTTCATAGCATTGCAAATCTATAACTTGTTTCACTGATTTAATAAAGGGCAGGTGCTGAACCTACTGGTCACCCCAGTttagggaggggtggggagaagagaagagaacaaTGACCACAGATTACTCCAAACAGGTAAATGTGCATGTAAAGCCAAACCCAGATGGAAAGGTGGGGAAACGGGTGCAAGCTCACAACCTGTTTCTGATCCCCAAGTCTTGGAAACTGTATCTttgactaccccccccccccccggctctgtACTTAACTAATAGATACTAATAATGATACCACAACCAAAGAACCACTATGAACAACAAACAATTCAAAATAACTTTATAAACTGTCACATTTCTCCTTTGTACATCCTTTTTGCTGCATGCCTCAGGTTTGTTATTGAAAGTCTGCAAATGGTGCTTCTCTGCCtccactccccccaccctccctgttCAGTGAAAGGCAGCTCGTTGAATGCAAAACTACTCAAAACCAGCCTTCAGCACATTATTCACAAGAGCTTCAACATAGTTCAAATCCCCTTCCACCAATTTCCACCCCCGCCCTTTCAAAATGAAGTTCCTCATTTGAGATATTTCAACAAAATGGGAAATGAATGCCATCTCTGGAGCAGTGTTTTCAGGAGTGGATTTAGAAAGGGTAGCAAACGCCTGCAACTCCCGTAAGACAGAGCGAGTCAAAGTTTATCACAGAATAGGCTAGAAATACTGTGGTTCAAGTATTAAACCAAATTTCTGAGAAATCGCTAAAGAATCCACATTTCTGATAAATAAGAACACAGTGGGAGCAAGTATACATTGATGTACACTGCATATAAAAGTGTCTGTTTTAAACTGGAAAGACAGGTGCAGagaccaaaaagggggggggggatcaaagcCATGAAAATTGATAGTGTGTcctctccccaacacacacatacttttCTTTGTCCAGCTATTCCACAAGTTGAGTGGGACCTGCTGACATTTGGCTCTTGAACTGCAGTCCAATCCACGCCCATCCCTGTGTGAGAATGGGTCACCCTGCAGGAAGGCCCGACCACGTTCAGTTGCTGAGTGGGGAGGGGTGTCTTGCAACATGCAATTGCATTATCCCTGCTTTCctctgcagaagaagaaaatcctTGGCTAGAAAAGCCTCCACTTGTTTCATCTTTGGGGCTTGGCCTTTTTCAGTTCCCTGTTTCAAGGGGCTCTTCTTCAGGGTCAGCCTTCTTGTGTTTCCTTATATGTTTGTACTTCTCAACATAAGCCTTCACAAGATTAGCCACCTTCACCGGGTTAATTTCACCACTTTTGCTGTGGCAGATCTAGGAATGGTAAAAGGGGATTGAGTTAGTTTCTGTGAACCTAGCATTAAATCACCCTGCCTTTTTCGACTTCCAATTCACTACCTGAAAGAGAAGGAAAGTCTTGTGCCAGCAGCTAATATTCAGTTTACAGAGCATGACTTAAATGGGGCTTTTCACAGCCATTTGCCTAAGTTTAAAATAAGATATTCCCTCTTGTTACCTTTTGCACCGCCTTCCGAAGAATATCTTTGTATTCCTCCTTAGTGATTTCCCTCTTCTGGTAAAAGGGCTTAATTGCGAGTTTCACTTCTTCCACAGCCCTCTCTTGCATGTGAAGTTTCTTCATGTACTATAAAGGACAAAAAAATCAGTTAACCAAAAAGCTGCCTGCAAGTAGGGTTTTCAAACTAAGTTATCAGAGCAGTGGTTTTTAAATTACAGGAGGAAAATATGCTGCTTCCCCTGTGGCAGTCCTAGTTGTgctgaaatggggggtggggatcaaGTGGGATATGCAGACATTGTATTATTTCAGGTCTCCTCAGGAAGTACAATAGGTTCAGGGAAAGCCTATTAATGAACCGCACTGTTAATTTACTGAATGCCTTGCTACAAATTACAGTGACTGTGAATAGCTTAGaccaggtatcttcaaccttttcaaatCCAGAACCCGCTTTTAACCGAAACATACATTTGGGGACCAATTTCTTGATCttctaccatatatttgcatgttcatagtgctcctgttgcaacccacctAGGATCAGGCTAGGACCCACCAGCTGAACCAGTGGCTTAGGTGTATCTAAAAAGCATCAGACCCATTCATAAAGGACAGGTCTATCAACAAAATAGTTTAACGTTTCACCAAAATAGTTAAATGCTCAGTGGTGATTTACTTCTAGCAACCAAGGGTTGGGGATAGCTCTCTCCATGAAGCATCTGTTGACTGTTCTGAAAGACTAGACAGTCTGATGCAGCAGGAGAATTCTTAGATTTTATGGGAGAGATCCTATGCAGTTTGAGAGTTGATGTTGTGCAAGCAGTAGCACAAGAGGTAGTAGACAAAGCTTAAATATCACCAAGTAGAATAGCAGTTGCACTAAGACAGGCACTGGACTTGGCTGTTGTGCTATGCTAAGAATGGGGCTCCCGCACGCTCAATGGCTGTTGTGCGAGTGTGCTGCTCCATTTGGGTTTTGCCCATGAGTTCAACTTCATCATCTTAACGAGCCATCTACCTACACTCACCTCCTCATTTTTTGATT
The Podarcis muralis chromosome 1, rPodMur119.hap1.1, whole genome shotgun sequence DNA segment above includes these coding regions:
- the LOC114599719 gene encoding malignant fibrous histiocytoma-amplified sequence 1 homolog isoform X3; protein product: MAQHGSNQGQEDYRNEVTLSRLRLRVVPPEVLQNNGIESLNLDRNKLKQLPGIAKLCNLRKLVLSKNDIIDFPEEIRSLVHLEKLELNQNQIRVIPEGVFSCLPKLRHLRLNNNRLDRLPKDLAVCCSSLQYLNLSNNLFLAIPLAVLELKCLQELYLYNNKLRQLPVKMFKELPLKMFKVSGNPLREPPYEVCAGGLRQIISYFDQLQNSRAEEDRRVKTMFLGMSLAGKSTICKSLKQRQIVQMSEEERTVGIEISEFQIQGFTFLFWDFAGQLEYYMTHHMFITPQALVILVINFQQYQRSDDSFKELVGFWINNLFMRVPNSVVLPVGTHIDVCCEQEVKEKKEDIMSKIQDMLDERKSTLAHLIANLEDNEESEFFVDQWNRLKEMEQCTLTVLDLVPVNCMDYEDIKTLEGTILKHVKNEAVFPNVIQVLPPIYKQVEAAIVNIVQKNEELAEHGMMDLSLLHRELSCQYHLTHLDVELLRDILRYLHRIGLIVWYEEVKQLESTVFLCPDILITIFKTLVRYGLTQQLESIAVDILIAEHATIRDRANWVWAFKSKAMLCQKAMRALLKHQLYLDGMRDVFEEMVGSRSQKGKLFSLLEHFEICLEVRNAEGLNPRARVFVPGLPWEATQGHEETHYLFPTYLNQSEEVSKMWGGDHKEDLHIRVYFSPEIPEGFFKRLMVKACSFFSTHWVAKAICLLICSGKPLLIKANNQKGYSYIELRCRKPAERDSSWCGTL
- the LOC114599719 gene encoding malignant fibrous histiocytoma-amplified sequence 1 homolog isoform X2, yielding MAQHGSNQGQEDYRNEVTLSRLRLRVVPPEVLQNNGIESLNLDRNKLKQLPGIAKLCNLRKLVLSKNDIIDFPEEIRSLVHLEKLELNQNQIRVIPEGVFSCLPKLRHLRLNNNRLDRLPKDLAVCCSSLQYLNLSNNLFLAIPLAVLELKCLQELYLYNNKLRQLPVKMFKELPLKMFKVSGNPLREPPYEVCAGGLRQIISYFDQLQNSRAEEDRRVKTMFLGMSLAGKSTICKSLKQRQIVQMSEEERTVGIEISEFQIQGFTFLFWDFAGQLEYYMTHHMFITPQALVILVINFQQYQRSDDSFKELVGFWINNLFMRVPNSVVLPVGTHIDVCCEQEVKEKKEDIMSKIQDMLDERKSTLAHLIANLEDNEESEFFVDQWNRLKEMEQCTLTVLDLVPVNCMDYEDIKTLEGTILKHVKNEAVFPNVIQVLPPIYKQVEAAIVNIVQKNEELAEHGMMDLSLLHRELSCQYHLTHLDVELLRDILRYLHRIGLIVWYEEVKQLESTVFLCPDILITIFKTLVRYGLTQQLESIAVDILIAEHATIRDRANWVWAFKSKAMLCQKAMRALLKHQLYLDGMRDVFEEMVGSRSQKGKLFSLLEHFEICLEVRNAEGLNPRARVFVPGLPWEATQGHEETHYLFPTYLNQSEEVSKMWGGDHKEDLHIRVYFSPEIPEGFFKRLMVKACSFFSTHWVAKAICLLICSGKPLLIKANNQKGYSYIELRCRKPAERAGFQLVWDFVMTIISISNKLLEEWPGLHLCVKTPCRTAGCPAEFVWPDVDDKSTVTKEEIKTCGTCAFRFETELLLPKVPSERSIAQAPAQYYVTSYGNATFGSSTVHVESQNILDR
- the LOC114599719 gene encoding malignant fibrous histiocytoma-amplified sequence 1 homolog isoform X1, producing MAQHGSNQGQEDYRNEVTLSRLRLRVVPPEVLQNNGIESLNLDRNKLKQLPGIAKLCNLRKLVLSKNDIIDFPEEIRSLVHLEKLELNQNQIRVIPEGVFSCLPKLRHLRLNNNRLDRLPKDLAVCCSSLQYLNLSNNLFLAIPLAVLELKCLQELYLYNNKLRQLPVKMFKELPLKMFKVSGNPLREPPYEVCAGGLRQIISYFDQLQNSRAEEDRRVKTMFLGMSLAGKSTICKSLKQRQIVQMSEEERTVGIEISEFQIQGFTFLFWDFAGQLEYYMTHHMFITPQALVILVINFQQYQRSDDSFKELVGFWINNLFMRVPNSVVLPVGTHIDVCCEQEVKEKKEDIMSKIQDMLDERKSTLAHLIANLEDNEESEFFVDQWNRLKEMEQCTLTVLDLVPVNCMDYEDIKTLEGTILKHVKNEAVFPNVIQVLPPIYKQVEAAIVNIVQKNEELAEHGMMDLSLLHRELSCQYHLTHLDVELLRDILRYLHRIGLIVWYEEVKQLESTVFLCPDILITIFKTLVRYGLTQQLESIAVDILIAEHATIRDRANWVWAFKSKAMLCQKAMRALLKHQLYLDGMRDVFEEMVGSRSQKGKLFSLLEHFEICLEVRNAEGLNPRARVFVPGLPWEATQGHEETHYLFPTYLNQSEEVSKMWGGDHKEDLHIRVYFSPEIPEGFFKRLMVKACSFFSTHWVAKAICLLICSGKPLLIKANNQKGYSYIELRCRKPAERAGFQLVWDFVMTIISISNKLLEEWPGLHLCVKTPCRTAGCPAEFVWPDVDDKSTVTKEEIKTCGTCAFRFETELLLPKVPSERSIAQAPAQYYVTSYGNATFGSSTVHVESQVCMYVWAAVYCALFLGIYTFV